A genomic region of Gemmata massiliana contains the following coding sequences:
- a CDS encoding prenyltransferase/squalene oxidase repeat-containing protein, with amino-acid sequence MKHPHFLTDNSLSERDAAWFEELAGTVVRGREALFACQEPDGHWLGERDDDQNLGAELILLLAFLGRADDPRVPFAANYLLKHQHATGSWGDVGTSVRAYFALKIAGHAEDEPHMRRAADAIRTLGGAVASDSLTRFYLAMLGQLPHSACPSVPVEVLLLPKWLRGIGATPAWERPMRVALGVICAHEPVTTLPESMQVRELFVRSPEMRSERRRFGPIRRRAVRAAANWIRARYSIDGPSMNFRTLALNAAVLTCLGVPAEDSEMRWVLKQLGALCLTTGDELRVRPYESPVRDTALSLSATSSVSTASSSARGESAAQWLLDFETRNAGFTDTESTALALVALARSGHALRETCSGAVCRAIDFLLAMQNRDGGWSAFDRSLKADPSCPALTACVLEALSHFGFRTGQPPVDTAVTFLLGYQEVSGNWRTRWGTNPLATTSQVLVGLHATGFDTFAIPMRRAVRWVKESQNADGSWGDATASETAWALLALLAANEGESAEMRAGAEFLVGTQHADGAWTEDAFTGSDFAPGSKLKSELYPMCFPVMALDRYLTDRTRPAEAPKVLTRTDLGHQTNGPKVYRHTLAEM; translated from the coding sequence GTGAAGCATCCGCATTTTCTCACTGACAACTCCCTCTCCGAGCGCGACGCGGCCTGGTTCGAGGAACTGGCCGGAACCGTTGTGCGCGGGCGCGAAGCACTATTCGCGTGCCAGGAACCGGACGGGCACTGGCTCGGCGAACGCGACGACGATCAGAACCTCGGTGCCGAACTGATTCTGCTCCTCGCGTTTCTCGGGCGCGCGGACGACCCGCGCGTCCCGTTCGCCGCCAATTACCTCCTCAAGCACCAGCACGCGACCGGTTCGTGGGGCGACGTCGGCACGTCGGTACGGGCGTATTTCGCACTGAAGATCGCCGGCCACGCAGAAGACGAACCGCACATGCGGCGCGCGGCCGATGCGATCCGCACACTCGGGGGAGCAGTAGCGAGCGATTCGCTCACGCGATTCTACCTCGCGATGCTCGGCCAACTGCCCCACTCTGCGTGCCCGTCCGTGCCAGTGGAAGTGTTGCTCTTACCGAAGTGGCTCCGCGGTATCGGCGCGACGCCCGCGTGGGAGCGCCCGATGCGCGTTGCACTCGGTGTGATCTGCGCACACGAGCCGGTCACCACCCTGCCCGAATCGATGCAGGTCCGCGAATTGTTCGTCCGGTCCCCCGAAATGCGTTCTGAGCGACGCAGATTCGGGCCGATCCGCCGACGCGCAGTCCGTGCTGCGGCGAATTGGATTCGCGCGCGATACTCGATCGACGGTCCCAGCATGAATTTTCGCACGCTGGCACTGAACGCCGCCGTGCTCACGTGCCTGGGAGTGCCTGCTGAAGATAGCGAAATGCGCTGGGTGCTGAAGCAACTCGGCGCGCTCTGTCTGACCACCGGAGATGAACTCCGGGTGCGCCCATACGAATCCCCCGTGCGTGACACGGCACTATCGCTCAGCGCGACGTCGAGCGTAAGTACGGCGAGCAGCTCGGCGCGCGGGGAATCGGCCGCGCAATGGTTGCTGGATTTCGAGACTCGGAATGCTGGGTTCACGGACACCGAAAGTACGGCTCTGGCTCTCGTCGCGCTCGCGCGGAGCGGGCACGCTCTACGTGAAACGTGCAGCGGCGCGGTGTGTCGCGCGATCGATTTCCTGCTCGCGATGCAGAACCGCGACGGCGGTTGGTCCGCGTTCGACCGCAGTCTGAAAGCCGACCCAAGTTGCCCCGCGCTGACCGCGTGTGTCCTCGAAGCGCTCAGCCACTTCGGGTTCCGCACCGGGCAACCGCCGGTCGACACAGCGGTGACGTTCCTTCTCGGTTATCAGGAAGTGAGTGGCAACTGGCGCACGCGCTGGGGCACGAACCCGCTCGCGACAACGAGTCAGGTGCTCGTCGGACTGCACGCGACCGGGTTCGACACGTTCGCGATCCCGATGCGCCGGGCCGTGCGGTGGGTGAAGGAGTCCCAGAACGCGGACGGCAGTTGGGGCGACGCGACCGCGTCCGAAACTGCCTGGGCGCTGCTCGCGCTGCTCGCGGCCAATGAGGGCGAAAGTGCCGAAATGCGTGCGGGAGCAGAGTTCCTCGTCGGCACGCAGCACGCGGACGGCGCATGGACCGAAGATGCCTTCACAGGCTCGGACTTCGCTCCCGGGAGCAAGCTCAAGAGCGAACTGTACCCGATGTGTTTCCCGGTGATGGCACTCGACCGCTATCTCACCGACCGCACCCGGCCGGCAGAAGCCCCGAAAGTGCTCACGCGAACCGACCTCGGGCACCAAACGAATGGCCCGAAGGTTTACCGGCACACGCTCGCGGAAATGTAG
- the leuS gene encoding leucine--tRNA ligase, whose product MPSYHPADVERRWQQFWETNKTFRTPDPGEPGTEGKQKCYILDMFPYPSGAGLHVGHPEGYTATDILARFKRMNGFHVLHPMGWDAYGLPAEQYAVEKNVHPRITTRNNIDTFRRQIKSLGFSYDWDREVDTTDSNYFHWTQWIFLTIYDTWYDPVTKKGRPISELPIPDGVRKQGDAEIRKYEDSHRLAYQAEVPVNWCPALGTVLANEEVIDGKSERGGHPVERRPLRQWLMRITAYAERLLDDLEPLDWSHSIKEMQRNWIGKSEGAEVRFALADNSANITVFTTRPDTLFGATYMVLSPEHALVPKITIAEQQKAVQDYQQAASRKSDFERTETAKKKTGVFTGAYAINPVNDQRIPIWIADYVLATYGTGAIMAVPGHDERDFEFAKQFGLPIVTVVKPTDEWLKKTGSSLNELQEPYCEEGVAINSGILDGLATPEAKAKIIGSLEEKGIGTRRVNYKLRDWLFSRQRYWGEPFPVLHGEDGSLVALSASGLPLVPPDLEDFKPTGTPEGPLSKATDWVNVVVGGKNYKRETNTMPQWAGSCWYFLRYIDPKNGAEFADPTKLKYWLPVDLYVGGAEHAVLHLLYARFWHKVLFDRGYLPCPEPFQRLVNQGMILGEMELTAYLKDGKWVSSSEVKEAEKDLAEAGQSTFTPVRISEEQVEKKGPSFVLKEDNGIRVEARAHKMSKSRGNVVNPDDIVKEYGADSLRLYEMFMGPLEAVKPWNTKSVEGVYRFLTRAWRLIVDDGEDFKLHVAVKDVEPDRDTLRVLHRTIQKVGKDTEGLSFNTAISAMMEFVNHVTKLETRPRNILDPFVLLLAPYAPHVAEELWRALGHTNTLAYEPWPKFDPELVKADEIDVPVQINGKKKTVLKVPAEIDDAALEATALADEAVKAQIAGKTVKMVKVVPRKLVNIVVV is encoded by the coding sequence ATGCCGAGTTATCATCCCGCCGACGTCGAGCGCCGGTGGCAGCAGTTCTGGGAAACGAACAAGACGTTTCGCACGCCCGACCCCGGCGAACCGGGGACCGAGGGCAAACAGAAGTGCTACATCCTGGACATGTTCCCGTACCCGAGCGGCGCGGGGCTGCACGTCGGCCACCCCGAAGGGTACACTGCGACCGACATCCTGGCGCGCTTCAAGCGCATGAACGGTTTCCACGTGCTGCACCCGATGGGCTGGGACGCCTACGGGCTGCCCGCTGAACAGTACGCGGTCGAGAAGAACGTTCACCCGCGCATCACCACGCGGAACAACATCGATACGTTCCGCCGGCAGATCAAATCGCTGGGCTTCTCCTACGACTGGGACCGCGAGGTCGACACCACCGACTCCAATTACTTCCACTGGACGCAGTGGATCTTCCTGACGATCTACGACACCTGGTACGACCCCGTAACGAAGAAGGGGCGGCCCATCTCCGAACTGCCGATCCCCGATGGCGTGCGCAAACAGGGTGACGCAGAAATACGCAAATATGAAGACAGCCACCGACTCGCTTATCAAGCGGAAGTCCCGGTGAACTGGTGCCCGGCGCTGGGCACCGTGCTGGCGAACGAAGAAGTGATTGACGGCAAATCGGAGCGCGGCGGACACCCCGTCGAGCGCCGACCGCTGCGTCAGTGGTTGATGCGGATCACCGCTTACGCCGAGCGGCTGCTGGACGACCTGGAACCGCTGGACTGGTCGCACTCGATCAAGGAGATGCAGCGCAACTGGATCGGCAAGAGCGAGGGCGCAGAAGTGCGCTTCGCGCTGGCCGACAACTCGGCCAACATTACCGTGTTCACCACGCGCCCGGACACGCTGTTCGGCGCGACGTACATGGTGCTGTCGCCCGAACACGCGCTGGTACCGAAGATCACAATCGCAGAGCAGCAGAAGGCCGTTCAGGACTACCAACAGGCCGCGAGTCGCAAGAGCGATTTCGAGCGCACCGAGACCGCGAAGAAGAAGACGGGCGTGTTCACTGGTGCGTATGCGATCAACCCGGTGAACGATCAGCGGATTCCGATCTGGATCGCGGACTACGTGCTGGCGACCTACGGTACAGGCGCGATCATGGCCGTGCCGGGGCACGACGAACGCGACTTCGAGTTCGCGAAGCAGTTCGGCCTGCCCATCGTTACCGTCGTGAAGCCGACCGACGAGTGGCTGAAGAAGACGGGGAGTTCGCTGAACGAGCTGCAGGAGCCGTACTGCGAGGAAGGCGTCGCCATCAACTCTGGCATTCTGGACGGTCTGGCCACGCCCGAAGCGAAGGCCAAGATCATCGGGTCGCTGGAAGAGAAGGGGATCGGCACGCGGAGAGTCAATTACAAACTGCGCGACTGGCTGTTCAGCCGCCAGCGCTATTGGGGCGAGCCGTTCCCGGTGCTGCACGGCGAGGACGGCAGTCTGGTCGCGCTGTCCGCGAGCGGGTTACCGCTGGTGCCGCCCGATCTGGAAGACTTCAAGCCGACCGGCACACCCGAAGGCCCGCTGTCGAAGGCGACGGATTGGGTGAACGTGGTGGTCGGCGGGAAGAACTACAAACGCGAAACGAACACCATGCCGCAGTGGGCTGGGTCGTGCTGGTACTTCCTGCGCTACATCGACCCCAAGAACGGGGCCGAGTTCGCCGACCCCACGAAGCTGAAATACTGGCTGCCCGTGGACCTGTACGTCGGGGGCGCAGAGCACGCGGTGCTGCACCTGCTGTACGCGCGGTTCTGGCACAAGGTACTGTTCGACCGTGGCTACTTGCCGTGCCCCGAGCCGTTCCAGCGCCTGGTGAACCAGGGCATGATTTTGGGTGAAATGGAACTGACCGCGTACCTCAAAGACGGGAAGTGGGTTTCGTCTTCTGAAGTGAAAGAAGCAGAAAAGGATTTGGCAGAAGCAGGGCAGTCTACGTTCACACCGGTACGCATTTCTGAAGAACAGGTCGAAAAGAAAGGGCCATCGTTTGTATTAAAGGAAGACAACGGCATTCGGGTCGAGGCCCGGGCGCACAAGATGTCCAAGAGCCGCGGGAATGTGGTGAACCCGGACGACATCGTGAAGGAGTACGGGGCCGACAGCCTGCGCCTGTACGAGATGTTCATGGGGCCGCTGGAAGCGGTGAAGCCGTGGAACACCAAGAGCGTCGAGGGCGTGTACCGGTTCCTGACGCGAGCGTGGCGGTTGATCGTTGACGACGGCGAGGACTTCAAGCTGCATGTGGCCGTGAAGGACGTGGAGCCGGACCGTGACACGCTCCGCGTGCTGCACCGGACCATTCAGAAGGTCGGTAAAGATACCGAGGGGCTGAGCTTCAACACCGCGATTTCCGCGATGATGGAGTTCGTGAACCACGTGACCAAACTGGAAACGCGCCCGCGTAACATCCTCGACCCGTTCGTGCTGCTGCTCGCGCCCTACGCGCCGCACGTCGCGGAAGAGCTATGGCGCGCGCTGGGGCACACGAACACGCTGGCCTACGAGCCGTGGCCGAAGTTCGATCCGGAGCTGGTGAAGGCCGACGAGATCGACGTGCCGGTGCAGATCAACGGGAAGAAGAAGACCGTGCTGAAGGTACCGGCGGAAATCGATGACGCCGCGCTGGAAGCGACCGCACTGGCGGATGAGGCGGTGAAAGCTCAGATTGCAGGCAAGACCGTGAAGATGGTGAAGGTCGTGCCGCGCAAACTGGTGAACATTGTCGTCGTGTGA
- a CDS encoding WD40 repeat domain-containing protein, whose translation MLKHETKLIDPDAPQIVSALTTAAVDANRRCRARLLGDDPAKWRKFARAVAAKPEGWEMFRGGRGGVPATQVLASWWTDAIGRKHVVVRGRRVEYDEAKRLLLKEELAARPPLWHSYPEYVCRRTVAGVEQLVCACGCGAVGTHDSLGWMGETCGPCFDRKEELGAAGLRSNLPGVLYGEREPLGGLGALACSPDGDRVAAREGDELVCYWDMRARTPRTVIEFSGGRVTDVALTSDNQRLLVTGMGYPDTRIGLLAVFDVTTDPPQRIDAEGTTVAPGLRIVALRDPELALFHRWAGRSVAEIVRIPSGEVVRSLDLDPDSYGRFALSPDGKRFITCGTVPVVIEVDSLCPAARLPIGTNVVAFSHDGKRVFAQNNGRLAAYDSATGTQIISVKTDRDRVPDYTRTLAVDPAGEFVFAGSNYNGRLFVARADTLKLHATFDWHLGPINALAISADGSRLFSAGGDGCVKVWPIRALLRGT comes from the coding sequence ATGCTCAAACACGAAACGAAATTGATCGATCCGGACGCCCCGCAAATCGTGTCAGCGCTTACAACTGCGGCCGTCGACGCGAACAGGCGGTGCCGCGCCCGGTTGCTCGGTGACGATCCCGCGAAGTGGCGGAAGTTCGCGCGGGCGGTTGCGGCGAAACCCGAGGGGTGGGAGATGTTTCGCGGTGGGCGTGGCGGCGTGCCCGCGACCCAAGTTCTCGCTTCGTGGTGGACCGACGCCATCGGGCGCAAGCACGTCGTCGTGCGCGGGCGCCGCGTCGAGTACGACGAAGCGAAGCGGCTGCTTCTGAAAGAGGAACTCGCCGCCCGTCCCCCGCTGTGGCACTCGTACCCCGAATACGTTTGTCGGCGAACGGTGGCCGGGGTCGAGCAGTTGGTGTGTGCGTGCGGGTGCGGTGCAGTGGGCACGCACGATTCCCTAGGCTGGATGGGCGAAACGTGCGGCCCGTGCTTCGACCGCAAGGAAGAACTGGGCGCGGCCGGTTTGCGCTCGAATTTGCCGGGAGTGCTGTACGGGGAACGCGAACCGCTCGGCGGATTGGGCGCTCTGGCCTGCTCACCGGACGGGGACCGCGTCGCGGCACGCGAGGGGGACGAACTCGTCTGTTACTGGGACATGCGCGCCCGGACCCCGCGAACCGTGATCGAATTTAGCGGCGGGCGGGTAACGGATGTGGCTCTCACCTCGGATAACCAGCGATTGCTCGTCACGGGAATGGGCTACCCAGATACACGGATCGGGCTATTAGCCGTATTCGACGTTACAACCGATCCTCCGCAGCGGATCGACGCGGAAGGCACAACCGTGGCGCCGGGGTTGCGTATTGTTGCGCTACGCGACCCGGAACTGGCCCTGTTTCACCGCTGGGCCGGGCGCAGCGTCGCCGAAATCGTGCGGATTCCGTCCGGCGAAGTCGTTCGCTCGCTCGACCTGGACCCCGATTCCTACGGCCGGTTCGCCCTTTCGCCGGACGGCAAGCGGTTCATCACGTGCGGAACCGTTCCCGTGGTCATTGAGGTCGATTCCTTGTGCCCGGCCGCGCGCCTGCCGATCGGAACGAACGTGGTGGCCTTTTCGCACGACGGGAAGCGTGTATTCGCACAGAACAACGGGCGCCTGGCCGCTTACGACTCCGCGACCGGCACCCAGATTATTTCCGTCAAAACGGACCGTGACCGCGTGCCCGATTACACGCGGACGCTCGCGGTCGACCCGGCCGGCGAGTTCGTGTTCGCGGGCAGTAACTATAACGGGCGGCTGTTCGTTGCGCGCGCTGACACGCTGAAACTACATGCGACGTTCGACTGGCACCTCGGTCCGATCAACGCACTCGCGATCTCCGCCGACGGCTCCCGCCTCTTCAGTGCCGGCGGCGACGGGTGCGTGAAGGTGTGGCCGATCCGTGCCCTCCTTCGCGGCACCTGA
- a CDS encoding phosphoribosylaminoimidazolesuccinocarboxamide synthase gives MPADPLLQSQVPGFTPRHGKVRDVYDLGDKLVIVATDRISAFDYILPTPIPGKGAILTALTLFWLKQLNIPNHLISADLSHMPPAFQRDELAGRAMLVKKTTVVPVECVARGYLAGSGWKEYQAHGTVCGIPLPPGLQLASKLPEPIFTPATKAEDGEHDENISFEQMVKAVGAETANELKTRTLDVYHRAAEFAEKRGIILADTKFEWGHLPTGEIILIDEVLTPDSSRYWPKDTYQPGSSPLSFDKQFVRDWLETTDWDKSSPPPMLPEAVVTRTAAKYQEALSRLTGKS, from the coding sequence ATGCCCGCAGACCCGTTATTGCAAAGTCAGGTACCGGGATTCACCCCGCGCCACGGGAAAGTGCGCGACGTGTACGATCTCGGCGACAAACTCGTTATCGTCGCGACCGATCGCATCAGCGCGTTCGATTACATTTTGCCCACACCGATCCCGGGCAAGGGCGCGATCCTCACCGCGCTGACGCTCTTCTGGCTGAAGCAACTCAACATACCGAACCACCTCATCAGCGCGGACCTCTCCCATATGCCGCCGGCGTTTCAGCGCGACGAACTCGCCGGGCGCGCGATGCTCGTCAAGAAAACGACCGTCGTGCCGGTGGAGTGCGTTGCACGCGGGTACCTCGCGGGTTCGGGCTGGAAGGAGTACCAAGCCCACGGCACCGTGTGCGGTATCCCGCTCCCACCCGGGTTGCAGCTCGCGAGCAAGCTCCCGGAGCCGATCTTCACGCCCGCAACGAAGGCCGAAGACGGCGAACACGACGAAAACATCTCGTTCGAGCAAATGGTGAAGGCCGTCGGTGCCGAAACCGCGAACGAGCTGAAAACCCGGACCCTGGACGTGTACCACCGGGCCGCCGAGTTTGCGGAGAAGCGCGGAATCATTCTCGCGGACACGAAGTTCGAGTGGGGCCACCTTCCGACCGGCGAGATCATCCTCATCGACGAGGTACTGACGCCGGACAGCTCGCGCTACTGGCCGAAAGACACGTACCAACCGGGTTCCTCGCCTCTCTCGTTCGATAAGCAGTTCGTCCGTGACTGGCTCGAAACGACGGACTGGGACAAGTCCAGCCCGCCCCCCATGCTGCCCGAAGCCGTAGTGACGCGCACCGCGGCTAAATATCAAGAAGCGCTCAGTCGGCTCACGGGAAAGAGTTGA
- a CDS encoding methylated-DNA--[protein]-cysteine S-methyltransferase translates to MSYVYKTMPSPIGELKLIGSEKGLAAILWENDDPLRVRINAGPEDLNHPVLVEAEQQLTEYFVGSRKVFSVALDFVGTPFQKKVWAALLSIPFGETRSYGELARQIGHPTSARAVGAANGKNPISIIGPCHRVIGSSGKLTGYAGGLAAKALLLRLEGVPDVDAAK, encoded by the coding sequence ATGAGTTACGTTTACAAAACGATGCCGTCCCCCATAGGCGAACTTAAACTCATCGGCAGCGAAAAAGGACTGGCAGCAATTCTCTGGGAAAATGATGATCCGCTTCGCGTGCGCATTAATGCCGGCCCCGAAGACCTAAACCACCCGGTACTCGTCGAAGCGGAACAACAGCTCACCGAATACTTTGTGGGTTCGCGGAAAGTGTTCTCGGTCGCGCTCGATTTCGTTGGCACCCCGTTCCAGAAGAAAGTGTGGGCGGCCCTCCTCAGCATTCCGTTTGGTGAGACCCGCAGTTACGGGGAACTCGCACGACAAATCGGGCACCCCACCTCCGCCCGCGCGGTCGGCGCCGCCAACGGGAAGAACCCGATTTCGATCATCGGGCCATGTCACCGCGTAATCGGCTCGTCCGGCAAATTGACCGGGTACGCGGGCGGACTCGCGGCCAAGGCGCTGTTACTTCGTCTGGAAGGCGTACCGGACGTCGACGCGGCGAAGTAG
- a CDS encoding DNA-3-methyladenine glycosylase family protein: MPSHDVTLHLDYVPPFDWAFFLAYLGGRLTTGAETVENGRYTRAVEIDGDTGIITVAPHASRHQLSVSVRGPVARHADVIRVRLRQMFDLDADPAAIRVVLATEPRMSALVASRPGLRVPGAWSHFELLVRTIVGQQVSVRAATTIMGRIATRFGRRIPILDPATPNLIFPAPEVLADGDLSSIGMPTQRVRALRGVARAVADRALVFTDPDQREVRAVLLALPGIGPWTVEYFALRGLRDSDAWPGSDLVLKRAVESPITEAWRPYRGYAAQHLWFDAAQQQKPP, from the coding sequence ATGCCCTCGCACGACGTTACACTGCACCTGGATTACGTACCGCCGTTCGATTGGGCGTTCTTCCTGGCCTACCTCGGCGGTCGATTGACGACCGGCGCCGAAACCGTCGAAAACGGGCGATACACACGTGCTGTGGAAATTGACGGCGATACGGGCATCATCACCGTCGCGCCGCACGCGAGTCGGCATCAATTGAGCGTTTCGGTTCGCGGTCCGGTCGCTCGACATGCCGATGTGATCCGCGTTCGCCTGCGCCAGATGTTCGATTTGGACGCTGATCCCGCTGCCATTCGAGTCGTACTCGCCACCGAACCGCGGATGAGCGCACTGGTCGCGTCACGTCCCGGCCTCCGGGTTCCCGGCGCCTGGTCACACTTCGAGCTACTCGTTCGCACGATCGTCGGCCAACAGGTCAGCGTGCGTGCCGCGACCACGATCATGGGACGAATCGCCACGCGCTTCGGCCGCCGAATTCCGATCCTCGATCCAGCGACACCAAACCTCATTTTCCCCGCGCCGGAGGTACTCGCCGACGGCGATTTGAGTTCGATCGGGATGCCGACCCAGCGAGTGCGGGCACTGCGCGGGGTCGCACGAGCGGTCGCGGACCGGGCACTGGTCTTCACCGATCCCGATCAGCGCGAGGTGCGCGCAGTTCTTCTTGCACTTCCCGGAATCGGGCCGTGGACGGTCGAATATTTCGCGCTGCGCGGGCTACGGGATTCCGACGCCTGGCCCGGGTCCGATCTGGTGTTGAAGCGCGCGGTTGAGTCTCCGATCACAGAAGCGTGGCGCCCGTACCGGGGCTACGCGGCCCAGCACCTCTGGTTCGACGCGGCTCAGCAACAAAAGCCGCCGTGA